One genomic region from Tripterygium wilfordii isolate XIE 37 chromosome 20, ASM1340144v1, whole genome shotgun sequence encodes:
- the LOC119986771 gene encoding putative glucose-6-phosphate 1-epimerase translates to MNHSGTERAAAVEVTKDKFGVDQVLLRNPRRASVRVSLHGGQIRSWRTERGEELLFTSSKANLKPPNPVRGGIPICFPQFGNRGTLEQHGFARNRIWVIDDNPPPLHPNECNSKTFVDLLLKPSEDDLKIWPHSFEFRLRVALTVEGNLTMISRIRNIDCKPFSFSIAYHTYFSISDISEVRIEGLETLDYLDNLCQRERFTEQGDALTFESEVDRVYLSSSDAVAVFDHKKKRTFVIKKEGLPDVVVWNPWEKNAKSLVDFGEEEYKQMLCVDGAAIEKPITLKPGEEWKGQLELAVVPSS, encoded by the exons ATGAATCATTCTGGGACAGAGAGAGCAGCAGCTGTGGAAGTTACTAAGGATAAATTTGGAGTTGATCAGGTTTTGCTTCGAAATCCTCGACGGGCTTCCGTGAGG GTTAGCTTGCATGGAGGACAGATTCGTTCATGGAGAACTGAAAGGGGAGAAGAATTGTTATTTACTAGTAGTAAG GCAAATTTAAAGCCACCAAATCCAGTGCGAGGAGGAATTCCTATATGCTTTCCACAG TTTGGAAACCGAGGAACACTAGAGCAACATGGATTTGCAAGGAACAGGATTTGGGTCATTGATGATAATCCACCACCGCTGCATCCCAATGAATGCAATAGCAAAACCTTCGTAGACTTGCTTCTCAAACCATCTGAGGATGACCTTAAAATTTGGCCACATAG TTTTGAGTTCCGTCTTAGGGTGGCTCTAACAGTGGAGGGGAATCTAACGATGATATCACGTATCAGAAATATTGATTGCAAACCATTTAGTTTTTCAATTGCATATCATACTTATTTCTCCATCTCTGATATCAG TGAAGTAAGGATAGAAGGATTGGAGACCCTTGACTATCTTGACAACTTATGTCAGAGAGAGCGCTTCACGGAACAAGGGGATGCATTGACTTTTGAATCTGAG GTAGATCGGGTTTATCTTAGTTCTTCTGATGCGGTTGCAGTATTTGACCATAAAAAGAAGAGAACATTTGTCATAAAAAAGGAAGGACTCCCAGATGTTG TGGTCTGGAATCCGTGGGAGAAGAATGCAAAATCTTTGGTAGATTTTGGGGAAGAAGAGTACAAGCAGATGCTATGTGTTGATGGGGCTGCGATTGAGAAGCCAATCACCTTGAAGCCTGGTGAAGAATGGAAAGGCCAATTAGAACTCGCTGTTGTGCCTTCGAGTTGA
- the LOC119986628 gene encoding probable inactive receptor kinase At4g23740 encodes MRALCVLWYILFLGVFIFQGNADPVEDKQALLDFVNNLPHSRSLNWNESYPVCNHWTGVTCSEDESRVIAVRLPGVGFHGSIPPNTLSRLSALQILSLRSNGISGFFPDDFFKLKNLSYLYLQFNNFFGPLPSDFSVWKNLTIVNLSNNRFNGTIPYSLSNLTQVVALNLANNSLSGEIPDLQLHNLQMINLSYNYFTGPIPKSLLRFPSSVFAGNNVSYQTSPPDASPVVAPPGEPKPKSKNAGKVHEVVLWGIIIACSALGIVAFASFIAVCIVRVNKRDELPRKLRKGDMSPEKAVSRNQDANNRMIFFEGCSNYAFDLEDLLRASAEVLGKGTFGIAYKATLEDATNVVVKRLKEVSVGKRDFEQQMEIVGSIRHENIVDLKAYYYSKDEKLMVYDYYSEGSVSSMLHGRKEEDRNPLHWDTRIRIAIGAARGIARIHAENSGKLVHGNVKSSNVFLNSQRYGCVSDIGLATIMSPLATPISRAAGFRAPEVMDTRKATQPSDVYSFGVVLLELLTGKSPIHTTAGDEIVHLVRWVHSVVREEWTAEVFDLELLRYPNIEEELVEMLQIALSCVVRMPDQRPKMADVVTMIENVRRIDP; translated from the exons ATGCGAGCTCTTTGTGTTCTCTGGTACATTCTTTTTCTGGGTGTGTTTATCTTTCAAGGAAATGCTGACCCAGTTGAGGACAAGCAAGCATTGCTTGATTTTGTGAACAATCTCCCTCACTCTCGCTCTCTCAACTGGAATGAGAGCTATCCTGTGTGCAATCATTGGACTGGAGTGACCTGCAGTGAAGATGAATCTCGTGTAATTGCAGTTAGATTGCCTGGTGTTGGATTTCATGGCTCAATCCCTCCCAACACCCTTAGCCGTCTATCAGCTTTGCAGATTTTGAGTCTCAGATCCAACGGTATTAGTGGattttttcctgatgattttttcaagctgaaaaacttgtcctatctTTATTTGCAATTCAACAACTTCTTTGGTCCACTGCCCTCTGATTTCTCTGTTTGGAAGAATCTCACTATTGTAAATCTATCTAACAATAGATTTAATGGTACCATCCCTTATTCCCTTTCAAATTTGACTCAAGTTGTGGCTTTGAATCTTGCCAACAATTCCCTTTCTGGAGAGATACCAGATCTTCAATTGCACAAtttgcaaatgataaatttatcCTACAATTATTTTACTGGTCCTATTCCGAAGTCATTGCTAAGGTTTCCTAGTTCAGTGTTTGCCGGTAACAATGTGTCCTACCAGACTTCTCCTCCTGATGCTTCTCCAGTTGTTGCCCCTCCTGGTGAACCAAAGCCGAAATCTAAGAATGCTGGAAAGGTTCATGAAGTAGTGCTGTGGGGAATTATAATTGCTTGTTCTGCTCTCGGGATAGTGGCATTTGCATCTTTCATAGCTGTTTGCATTGTGAGAGTAAATAAGAGGGATGAGCTGCCGAGGAAGTTGCGAAAGGGAGACATGTCACCGGAGAAAGCTGTTTCAAGGAATCAGGATGCAAATAACAGAATGATTTTCTTTGAGGGTTGTAGTAACTATGCATTTGATTTGGAGGATTTGTTAAGGGCTTCTGCCGAGGTACTGGGGAAGGGAACCTTTGGTATTGCATATAAGGCAACCCTAGAAGATGCAACCAATGTAGTGGTGAAGAGGTTGAAGGAAGTGAGTGTTGGGAAGCGGGATTTTGAGCAACAGATGGAAATTGTAGGAAGTATTAGGCACGAAAATATCGTTGACCTGAAGGCCTATTATTATTCCAAAGATGAGAAGCTGATGGTGTATGATTATTACAGTGAAGGAAGTGTCTCTTCGATGCTCCACG gtagaaaggaagaagatcGGAACCCTCTTCACTGGGATACCCGAATCAGAATTGCTATTGGTGCAGCAAGAGGTATTGCACGCATCCATGCAGAGAATAGTGGGAAGCTTGTCCATGGCAACGTTAAGTCCTCGAACGTCTTTCTCAACTCCCAACGGTATGGTTGTGTGTCTGATATTGGTTTGGCAACCATAATGAGCCCACTTGCCACACCTATTTCACGTGCTGCTGGATTCCGAGCCCCAGAAGTAATGGACACCCGAAAAGCGACTCAGCCTTCTGATGTCTACAGCTTTGGGGTTGTGCTACTGGAGCTTCTCACTGGGAAGTCACCCATCCATACTACTGCTGGTGATGAGATTGTCCACTTGGTCAGGTGGGTTCACTCAGTAGTTCGGGAGGAATGGACAGCTGAAGTGTTTGATCTGGAACTATTGAGGTATCCAAATATTGAGGAAGAGTTGGTGGAGATGTTACAGATAGCCTTGTCTTGTGTGGTAAGGATGCCAGATCAAAGACCTAAGATGGCAGATGTCGTGACAATGATTGAAAATGTCCGACGGATTGATCCTTAA